One Phalacrocorax carbo chromosome 26, bPhaCar2.1, whole genome shotgun sequence genomic window, TGAGAGGTGCCGAATGAGCAAAGAgtgaggggaagggaaatcTGGAGAGCAATTGCAAGCGTTTCTGTGCAGATGGGCTGCTGGAAAGGTGACGTCAGACGTGGTCAGTTTAGGTAGGACAGGTGGGAATGCGTGAAAGATGAGGGAGATGAAATGCACAGCCTAATAGACAGAGCACTGACAATGCAAGTCTAGTGGAAGGTCAATAGCTCTGCTCTTGCTATTATTGCACATCCTGAAAACTCCTCATTTCGAGAAACCATGGGGAAACACTGACATTTCATTGCAAGTATTCAGTCATTTCAGCTGAGGACGTCGTGCTCATCCTTTGAAACACGTGTCAGAAATTCTCTGGTTTCCAGGCAGCGCTCCGCTGTCTGACTGTGAGTGTCCAGCGCTGCCTCTGGAGGAGCCAGTGTCTCTGCAGCCCATGCCTGGCACTGGCAGCTGTCAcaggggacctgctggagacgAGAGGCCCTCGGAAGTGGCAGCTGGAGCCTGGGCAGAGGGTCCCAGGGCACCTACACTGGCACCACGTGCCCGTGTCCCTGTAACTGCATCCCAGCCCAATCCTGGgatcacttgcctttgcaaacaAAGGCAGTACACGAAATCCCCCCACGGATCAGGATATTAAAACAAGACAGAACAAAGCAAGGAGGATAGCAACATCAGAAGTGTTTGAAGCTTCAAGTTGCAAGAGGACACTTCCTCCTCTCtacatctttcattttatttccttgttgcttcattttttttttaatgttctcaaCATTTCCATCATACCTACCGCATtaagaaagataattttgtgTCTTGCACGTTGATTTAGTGCGTTCCCTATGGTTGACTCCCCCTTGGGCGATCTCTCACTTTGTGGGGCTCCAGGCAGTGACACGGTCCATGTGGCACGTGTTGCGggcgctgcaggcagctccacaTTCCTCTCCTGGAGGATGCCTCTGCCCTGCCGCGCGCTGGGACGGCGCAGTATGGCAGCGTCTCGGTGAGCATTCACTGCCTCCGCTGTCAATTGACATCAAGGGATGTGTCCTAAACCCAACCCTTGATCTCTAACAGCCACCAAGGTGACGATGAGCTTTCTGCTCAGGCCCTTTGGGGGGAAATTCCTGGGCCTGTTGTTGACATCAGCTTTGGAAGAACAGCCAAATCTTGAGGTCCTGCCTGATGGAGGCATCATTTTCTTACAGAGATGCTGTGAGAGTGTCAGCTCTGAAAAGGCGTTACAAAAAACATCAATACAGGTTTGAGGTAATAGACAGGGATAGGTTCATTTATAAGGAGGGTAAGATGAATACAATCGATTATGTAGGAACGTAACAACAATAAATAATAGAACAGgtagagctaaaaaaaaaataaatcagtaaacAAAGTAAAGGTCTTCATTGGGATACACTAAATGTCATTTTTTGAGAGTGATGGAAAGTTTATTGATATTGACAAATATCCATGAAATCACTTCCTTAATGGGCTGCTTGAGCTCCTGGTTCCTCATGCTGTAGATGAGGGGGTTCACTGCTGGAGGCACCACCGagtacagcactgccaccaccaggtccagggatggggaggagatggaggggggCTTCAGGTAGGCAAACATGGCAGTGCTGATAAACAGGGAGACCACGGCCAGGTGAGGGAGGCAcgtggaaaaggctttgtgccgtccctgctcagaggggagcctcagcacagccctgaagatctgcacataggagaaaaggatgaaaacaaaacacccaaaggCTAAACAGGCACTAACGACAAGAATCCCGACTTCCCTGAGGTAGGTGTCTGAGCAGGAGAGCTTGAGGATCTGggggatttcacagaagaactgccccagggcattgccatggcagaggggcagtGAAAATGTACTGGCCGTGTGCAGCAGAGCATTGAGAAACCCAccggcccaggcagctgctgccatgtgggcacaagctctgctgcccagcagggtcCCGTAGTGCAGGGGTGTGCAGATGGCCACGTAGCGGTCGTAGGCCATCACCGTGAGGAGACAATACTCTGCTACTAagaagaaggcaaagaaaaagagctGTGCAGCACATCCCACGTAGGAGatgtccctggtgtcccagAGGGAATTGgccatggatttggggagagtggtggagatggagcccaggtcgaggagggagaggttgaggaggaagaagtacatggggGCGTGGAGGCGGTGGTCGCAGGCGATGGCGGTGATGATGAGCCCgttgcccaggagggcagccaggtagatggccagggagagccagaagtgcaggagctgcagctcccgcgtCTCTGTGaacgccaggaggaggaagtgggtgatggagctgctgttggacatctgctgcctctgggcGTGGAGCACTGAACAGGGAGGTAAAGGAAGTGAGAAGTTAGGACagatttctttgagaaaaaacCTGTTGCGTTTCTTACAGAAACGCCCCCAACTGCCTTTCACTTTTCAGGGAGACCTTTAGTGAGCTCAGGTTGGTGCTGGCGGAGGGAGAGTgccccagggagcaggaggctCTGCTGTGGGCTCTGCAGGAGTCATCCCAGCCCTACAGCAACAGGTAAATAGGAACGGGGGGTGATCTCAGTATAAATTGACTCCTGATATCAAATAGCTTTTCAGCGTTGTCGCTCCCAACTCACCtgagtgcagagcagagctgagaggaTTGTGTTTTGTGTCTTCTGTTGCAGTTGCCCCACCACAGCTGAGGGGTGCTTTAGGTGCAGAAACCcctggcatttctgctgcactgcaggTGAAATCTCGTGGGTCCCAAGAGGCAAAGGGACTGTCCCTTAGTGCAGAtctccaaacccctccaaacCCCATTGTACCTGAGGAGatctcagctctgccctcccagccagggACACAGAGGGCTCATTACAGCTGCCCACTCACAGCcacccagcagcatttccatggcTGTAGCCGCGAGGCACCTTCCCCATGGGGCTCTCGCATGACACAGAGATGCCCTGGGAGAGCTTTGCCCTGCTGGGGGgcatcctgcagcccagcagcacctcccaagGAAACACTCCCATTGCCTACATTTGTTACACCCTGAGAGAGGGTGAGATTATTGCCAGCCTCACACACTGCAGTACCCAGAGCCCCAAAGTTTAACAAGCTGGGAGTTGGATGTTTTTCCTCCATGGACATACGTGCATGACAGTACTTGCAGCCTTggtgtctgtgctgcactcgAATCCCCACCCCCGCCACCACTGACTGTAACAGTAAGAACAAGGACGACAGCGAGAAGAGGAGAACATGCCAAAGTACCCTGCcaagggaggcaggagagggacaCCCAGTCAGACACACTCGTTGGTGGTGAGGCTGCTGGAAGGGCAACTCCTGGCCATGTCCCCAGTGAGTGAAAAGAGCAGGGGGTTGCTCCAGGGAAAGCATCTGCACtgcaggggatggcagggagacgCCTGAGTCCCTCCTCCCACAGCATTGCTGGGAgcatctttcttcctccctgacCATGCCTCTGCTGCATGGAGCTCTTGGCCAGGACCTCTTTCTCTGTCCCCAcgtctcctccctctccctgctcacAGAGCCCATCCCACACCCGCTgtgtgctcagctctgccctgcacacacctcctggcagcagggccCTGCCCAGGGACAGCTCTGTGCGCGCAGGGGCTAAGGAGCAGCTCAGACAAGTCCTGACGAGAGCTGGGGTCTCCGTGCCTACCCCAGAGCACAGAAATACATTCCCATCTCCCACAGCCCACCCAGACAACCAAGAAGAGAAAACGAAAAGCACAGACTTCTTTCACACCCTTTCAGGTAATGCACTACCTTGACATCCATCTTTAAAATAACCCTCTGCAAACGTGCACAGAGTCTGAGCAGCCTGACCCACGCTGCACCCTCTGGACAGCAGAAGgagcctgccctgccagggtcACTCCTTTCTCCCATAGCTTGTCCCCACAGCGCTGTGGGGAGCTCCCTGAGCAGGcagagtccctgccccagcacacagacccctggggcGCAGGGACCCTGCTCGCAAGGACAGCCTTATGCACCCCATGATGCACACACAGCTGCAAAACCCTGCAGCCATCCCTGGGCGAAGGCAGCCGCCGTGCCCTGTCCTTCTGATGGTGCAGCAGGGAAGTGCTGCTCCTCAtcacatcctcctcctcctctgtgcaaGGGCAACTGTGAGAGTCCTTCTCAAGGATCACCTCTGCTGTGGGATGGAGCAGCTGTTGGATATCCCTCCAGGAACACCAGCTGCATTCTCCTGAAGCCAGAGACTTACCATGTAGAGGGCTGGGAAGATTTCTCACACAGTGATCTCTCAGCCTCATCCCACcccaggctgcctttcccctctccctgcccggctcctctgccctcggtgcctgcaggcagtgccctcagccctgctgcgcttggcagaggagctgctcctgggcagagctgtctctcggcagcgctgcctcattgccagcagctccctccacgccaggagcccagcccagctcggcagcagaggaacagcccaaggcagccctttctctgcccctcggggctccctccaggtgtccctggggctccgggggaacctgctgtgaaacagcctGCAGGAATCCCTGATGCTCCCCCCCTCAGCTGGGGGGAGACACGGCTTTCCAGCACTGTTatttctcctgtgaggaaacGATTTGGGCACGACAATCACTTATATTGCCCCATCGTTaaacaggacagcaggaagGTGACAGGGAAGGATCTCCTTTCTCCAAACGGGCATGTGGTGTTCCATTGAAGAGCCAGAGCTGTGACATGgttgcagagctcagcacagctcGTCTTCAAGGGCAGCACCTTCCAAACTCAGCAAGGGTCCAGTTCCAAACTCACTCGTCCTTTAGGAAGCTCCTCTGAGACCAATAGGCTGGATCAGAAGCAAAGGCTTTGCTGTGCCCTGGATTCCTAGGGTCACTCACGCCTGTGCTGTCGCTGTTCACAGAAGTCACACACCTCCTTCCCgcatccttctctccctgcctattaacattacaattgcagcgtcaaactaccagcaatcaggctttcactaataactcatggtctagtctgggtttaaaccaagttcatCCGCAAGGCACAGCTTCATCTCCTAAGCACACTACAGAAGATGCTGAGGTGGGAAGGCTTGTAGCTGTGGCTCATCTAGCCTAACCCACAGCCCAGGAGTTAATGACGTATGCCGCACTTTAGCTTTCGTCGTGCAGAACAATCCCTAGAGTCACACAGATGCAGCCTGCTTGATTTCTGGGTGCAACAAGCCCTCAAATACCAGATGTGTGGTTTCCTAAGCACAACTCTGTTGGACCGGTCAGCTCCAAAACTTAAAAAGCTCAACTCACCCCAAAAATGTTAACTTGCGCCCCTCTCCTGGTTTGGAATATCCACACAGCGAAGCACCACGGAAGCCTTGTTCACCAGACGGTTGCCGGACAAACCCCGTtgtgacacagagcagcaagtcaacaggagcacaggctgcacaAAGTCAGTGCTTGGCAGCAACCTCATCCAGAGCAGGAACTCCACTGgcagaaaacctcttcagctTCCGCTGGACTTAGGAAGGGACTTCCTCAAGCCTCTTTCCTCCACGGCTaccccagcaagcagcagtggggcagcagtggggcag contains:
- the LOC135317671 gene encoding olfactory receptor 14C36-like, with protein sequence MSNSSSITHFLLLAFTETRELQLLHFWLSLAIYLAALLGNGLIITAIACDHRLHAPMYFFLLNLSLLDLGSISTTLPKSMANSLWDTRDISYVGCAAQLFFFAFFLVAEYCLLTVMAYDRYVAICTPLHYGTLLGSRACAHMAAAAWAGGFLNALLHTASTFSLPLCHGNALGQFFCEIPQILKLSCSDTYLREVGILVVSACLAFGCFVFILFSYVQIFRAVLRLPSEQGRHKAFSTCLPHLAVVSLFISTAMFAYLKPPSISSPSLDLVVAVLYSVVPPAVNPLIYSMRNQELKQPIKEVISWIFVNINKLSITLKK